One genomic window of Bactrocera dorsalis isolate Fly_Bdor chromosome 4, ASM2337382v1, whole genome shotgun sequence includes the following:
- the LOC105225192 gene encoding hypodermin-A has translation MHRSESLNKLMKVFILAFLCNEMHSSLTQSSAAEHPFNAYPSSINGSEATLEHAQYQASIRLAIDDYMFGEGHICGGAVIAPSVVLTVAHCVHNYQTQTSRHPAELKVVMGSLNRYQRDEHTLVYGVTHVHRPRSFNAHTLRDNIAIIMLERDIPSAHPTVKPITLSLNALGEAKTHEMLADYAAKQHKYLVTSWLVTKEHIPYTQLMTLNATQLSDQQCVDKYGQIYGPDMVCVGYMGAEHRATACHQDAGAPLVENNQLLALTAKQSVDCVKCSEPALFVDVSHHANWILEKIGDGTNRNSSIWGTLFFLIFTIWTARRTKYFKLWL, from the exons GCCTCACGCAGTCCAGTGCCGCCGAACACCCCTTCAACGCCTACCCCAGCAGCATAAACGGCAGCGAGGCAACGTTGGAGCATGCGCAGTATCAGGCCTCCATCCGTTTGGCTATCGACGATTACATGTTCGGTGAGGGGCACATTTGCGGCGGCGCAGTGATAGCACCGTCTGTGGTGTTGACCGTCGCGCATTGTGTACACAA CTACCAGACGCAGACGTCGCGTCACCCGGCTGAATTGAAAGTGGTCATGGGCTCTTTGAATCGTTATCAACGCGACGAACACACGCTGGTCTACGGCGTGACCCACGTACATAGGCCGCGCTCGTTCAACGCACACACCTTGCGCGATAACATAGCGATCATAATGCTGGAACGTGACATTCCATCCGCACACCCCACCGTCAAACCGATTACGTTGAGTTTGAACGCCCTAGGCGAGGCGAAGACGCACGAAATGCTTGCCGACTACGCAGCGAAACAGCATAAGTACCTGGTGACCAGCTGGCTGGTCACGAAGGAG CACATACCCTACACCCAGCTCATGACATTGAATGCCACTCAGCTGAGCGATCAGCAATGTGTGGATAAATATGGTCAAATCTATGGACCAGATATGGTTTGTGTCGGCTATATGGGAGCAGAGCACCGGGCAACTGCATGCCACCAAGACGCCGGCGCGCCGCTGGTGGAAAATAATCAGCTGCTGGCACTCACTGCCAAACAAAGTGTCGACTGTGTGAAATGCTCAGAACCAGCGCTTTTCGTCGATGTCAGTCATCATGCCAACTGGATACTGGAGAAAATCGGCGATGGCACGAATCGCAATAGTTCCATTTGGGGTACGCTGTTCTTCTTGATATTCACAATTTGGACAGCGCGACGCACTAAATACTTCAAGTTGTGGCTTTAA